The proteins below come from a single Chiloscyllium punctatum isolate Juve2018m chromosome 22, sChiPun1.3, whole genome shotgun sequence genomic window:
- the commd9 gene encoding COMM domain-containing protein 9: MAAGLGSLPELGALQLLLKAPSKDVVRQLCQECFSTSATNSVRLVDSTAKSLSVTPEEAKQLIYSLHGFTRQVVFQGLTSAEEILPLFPDSFHQNLKNLLTKIIVDNRAAWRNEALTNQISLPQLIDMDWRVDIKTSSDNINRMAVPTCLLQMKVQDDVSACQGGPIISTVCLELSKEKLDTMLDGLGRIRDQLSAVANK; this comes from the exons GCTCCCTCAAAGGATGTGGTGAGGCAGTTATGTCAGGAATGTTTTTCCACTTCAGCAACCAACTCAGTCAGGTTAGTTGACAGCACCGCCAAAAGTTTATCGGTGACCCCTGAGGAGGCAAAACAG TTGATCTACTCCCTCCATGGCTTCACAAGGCAAGTTGTATTTCAAGGGCTGACTTCAGCTGAAGAGATTCTTCCACTATTTCCTGATAGCTTCCATCAAAACCTGAAAAATCTGTTAACTAAAATAATTGTTGACAACAG AGCTGCCTGGCGGAATGAAGCACTGACAAACCAGA TTTCCTTACCTCAACTCATTGACATGGATTGGAGAGTAGATATCAAAACTTCCTCTGATAACATCAACAGAATGGCAGTGCCGACGTGCCTGCTCCAGATGAAG GTTCAGGATGATGTCAGTGCCTGCCAAGGTGGACCCATCATATCCACTGTCTGTCTTGAATTAAGTAAAGAAAAACTGGATACAATGTTGGATGGACTCGGTCGAATCCGGGATCAACTTTCAGCTGTCGCAAACAAATAG